A region from the Macaca mulatta isolate MMU2019108-1 chromosome 13, T2T-MMU8v2.0, whole genome shotgun sequence genome encodes:
- the CCT7 gene encoding T-complex protein 1 subunit eta isoform X1 — protein sequence MMVGDGTTSVTLLAAEFLKQVKPYVEEGLHPQIIIRAFRTATQLAVNKIKEIAVTVKKADKVEQRKLLEKCAMTALSSKLISQQKAFFAKMVVDAVMMLDDLLQLKMIGIKKVQGGALEDSQLVAGVAFKKTFSYAGFEMQPKKYHNPKIALLNVELELKAEKDNAEIRVHTVEDYQAIVDAEWNILYDKLEKIHHSGAKVVLSKLPIGDVATQYFADRDMFCAGRVPEEDLKRTMMACGGSIQTSVNALSADVLGRCQVFEETQIGGERYNFFTGCPKAKTCTFILRGGAEQFMEETERSLHDAIMIVRRAIKNDSVVAGGGAIEMELSKYLRDYSRTIPGKQQLLIGAYAKALEIIPRQLCDNAGFDATNILNKLRARHAQGGTWYGVDINNEDIADNFEAFVWEPAMVRINALTAASEAACLIVSVDETIKNPRSTVDAPPAAGRGRGRGRPH from the exons GTGGGTGATGGCACCACCTCAGTGACCTTGCTGGCTGCAGAGTTTCTGAAGCAAGTGAAACCCTATGTGGAGGAAGGTTTACACCCCCAGATCATCATTCGAGCTTTCCGCACAGCCACCCAGCTG GCGGTTAACAAGATCAAAGAGATTGCTGTGACTGTGAAGAAGGCAGATAAAGT GGAGCAGAGGAAGCTGCTGGAAAAGTGTGCCATGACTGCTTTGAGCTCCAAGCTGATCTCCCAGCAGAAAGCTTTCTTTGCTAAGATGGTGGTGGATGCAGTGATGATGCTCGATGATTTGCTGCAGCTTAAAATGATTGGAATCAAGAAGGTACAGGGTGGAGCCCTCGAG gATTCTCAGCTGGTAGCTGGTGTTGcattcaagaagactttctcttaCGCTGGGTTTGAAATGCAACCCAAAAAGTACCACAATCCTAAGATCGCCCTTTTGAATGTCGAGCTCGAGTTGAAAGCTGAGAAGGACAATGCTGAGATAAGAGTCCACACAGTTGAG GATTATCAGGCAATTGTTGATGCTGAGTGGAACATTCTCTATGACAAGTTAGAGAAGATCCATCATTCTGGAGCCAAAGTTGTCTTGTCCAAACTCCCCATTGGGGATGTGGCCACCCAGTACTTTGCTGACAGGGACATGTTCTGTGCTGGCCGAGTACCTGAGGAGGATCTGAAGAGGACAATGATG GCGTGTGGAGGCTCAATCCAGACCAGTGTGAATGCTCTGTCAGCAGATGTGCTGGGTCGATGTCAGGTGTTTGAAGAGACCCAGATTGGAGGCGAGAG GTACAATTTTTTTACTGGCTGCCCCAAGGCCAAGACATGTACCTTCATCCTCCGTGGCGGTGCCGAGCAGTTTATGGAGGAGACAGAGCGGTCCCTGCATGATGCCATCATGATCGTCAGGAGGGCCATCAAG AATGATTCAGTGGTGGCTGGTGGCGGGGCCATTGAGATGGAGCTCTCCAAGTACCTGCGGGATTACTCAAGGACTATTCCAGGAAAACAGCAGCTGTTGATTGGGGCGTATGCCAAGGCCTTGGAGATTATCCCACGCCAGCTGTGTGACAATGCTGGCTTTGATGCCACAAACATTCTCAACAAACTGCGGGCTCGGCATGCCCAG GGGGGCACGTGGTATGGGGTGGACATCAACAACGAGGACATTGCTGACAACTTTGAGGCCTTCGTGTGGGAGCCAGCTATGGTGCGGATCAATGCGTTGACAGCAGCCTCTGAGGCTGCGTGCCTGATCGTGTCTGTAGATGAAACCATCAAGAACCCCCGCTCAACTGTGGATGCTCCCCCAGCAGCAGGCCGGGGCCGTGGTCGTGGCCGCCCGCACTGA
- the CCT7 gene encoding T-complex protein 1 subunit eta isoform X4 has translation MMDSQLVAGVAFKKTFSYAGFEMQPKKYHNPKIALLNVELELKAEKDNAEIRVHTVEDYQAIVDAEWNILYDKLEKIHHSGAKVVLSKLPIGDVATQYFADRDMFCAGRVPEEDLKRTMMACGGSIQTSVNALSADVLGRCQVFEETQIGGERYNFFTGCPKAKTCTFILRGGAEQFMEETERSLHDAIMIVRRAIKNDSVVAGGGAIEMELSKYLRDYSRTIPGKQQLLIGAYAKALEIIPRQLCDNAGFDATNILNKLRARHAQGGTWYGVDINNEDIADNFEAFVWEPAMVRINALTAASEAACLIVSVDETIKNPRSTVDAPPAAGRGRGRGRPH, from the exons gATTCTCAGCTGGTAGCTGGTGTTGcattcaagaagactttctcttaCGCTGGGTTTGAAATGCAACCCAAAAAGTACCACAATCCTAAGATCGCCCTTTTGAATGTCGAGCTCGAGTTGAAAGCTGAGAAGGACAATGCTGAGATAAGAGTCCACACAGTTGAG GATTATCAGGCAATTGTTGATGCTGAGTGGAACATTCTCTATGACAAGTTAGAGAAGATCCATCATTCTGGAGCCAAAGTTGTCTTGTCCAAACTCCCCATTGGGGATGTGGCCACCCAGTACTTTGCTGACAGGGACATGTTCTGTGCTGGCCGAGTACCTGAGGAGGATCTGAAGAGGACAATGATG GCGTGTGGAGGCTCAATCCAGACCAGTGTGAATGCTCTGTCAGCAGATGTGCTGGGTCGATGTCAGGTGTTTGAAGAGACCCAGATTGGAGGCGAGAG GTACAATTTTTTTACTGGCTGCCCCAAGGCCAAGACATGTACCTTCATCCTCCGTGGCGGTGCCGAGCAGTTTATGGAGGAGACAGAGCGGTCCCTGCATGATGCCATCATGATCGTCAGGAGGGCCATCAAG AATGATTCAGTGGTGGCTGGTGGCGGGGCCATTGAGATGGAGCTCTCCAAGTACCTGCGGGATTACTCAAGGACTATTCCAGGAAAACAGCAGCTGTTGATTGGGGCGTATGCCAAGGCCTTGGAGATTATCCCACGCCAGCTGTGTGACAATGCTGGCTTTGATGCCACAAACATTCTCAACAAACTGCGGGCTCGGCATGCCCAG GGGGGCACGTGGTATGGGGTGGACATCAACAACGAGGACATTGCTGACAACTTTGAGGCCTTCGTGTGGGAGCCAGCTATGGTGCGGATCAATGCGTTGACAGCAGCCTCTGAGGCTGCGTGCCTGATCGTGTCTGTAGATGAAACCATCAAGAACCCCCGCTCAACTGTGGATGCTCCCCCAGCAGCAGGCCGGGGCCGTGGTCGTGGCCGCCCGCACTGA
- the CCT7 gene encoding T-complex protein 1 subunit eta isoform X3 yields the protein MAEFLKQVKPYVEEGLHPQIIIRAFRTATQLAVNKIKEIAVTVKKADKVEQRKLLEKCAMTALSSKLISQQKAFFAKMVVDAVMMLDDLLQLKMIGIKKVQGGALEDSQLVAGVAFKKTFSYAGFEMQPKKYHNPKIALLNVELELKAEKDNAEIRVHTVEDYQAIVDAEWNILYDKLEKIHHSGAKVVLSKLPIGDVATQYFADRDMFCAGRVPEEDLKRTMMACGGSIQTSVNALSADVLGRCQVFEETQIGGERYNFFTGCPKAKTCTFILRGGAEQFMEETERSLHDAIMIVRRAIKNDSVVAGGGAIEMELSKYLRDYSRTIPGKQQLLIGAYAKALEIIPRQLCDNAGFDATNILNKLRARHAQGGTWYGVDINNEDIADNFEAFVWEPAMVRINALTAASEAACLIVSVDETIKNPRSTVDAPPAAGRGRGRGRPH from the exons ATGGCAGAG TTTCTGAAGCAAGTGAAACCCTATGTGGAGGAAGGTTTACACCCCCAGATCATCATTCGAGCTTTCCGCACAGCCACCCAGCTG GCGGTTAACAAGATCAAAGAGATTGCTGTGACTGTGAAGAAGGCAGATAAAGT GGAGCAGAGGAAGCTGCTGGAAAAGTGTGCCATGACTGCTTTGAGCTCCAAGCTGATCTCCCAGCAGAAAGCTTTCTTTGCTAAGATGGTGGTGGATGCAGTGATGATGCTCGATGATTTGCTGCAGCTTAAAATGATTGGAATCAAGAAGGTACAGGGTGGAGCCCTCGAG gATTCTCAGCTGGTAGCTGGTGTTGcattcaagaagactttctcttaCGCTGGGTTTGAAATGCAACCCAAAAAGTACCACAATCCTAAGATCGCCCTTTTGAATGTCGAGCTCGAGTTGAAAGCTGAGAAGGACAATGCTGAGATAAGAGTCCACACAGTTGAG GATTATCAGGCAATTGTTGATGCTGAGTGGAACATTCTCTATGACAAGTTAGAGAAGATCCATCATTCTGGAGCCAAAGTTGTCTTGTCCAAACTCCCCATTGGGGATGTGGCCACCCAGTACTTTGCTGACAGGGACATGTTCTGTGCTGGCCGAGTACCTGAGGAGGATCTGAAGAGGACAATGATG GCGTGTGGAGGCTCAATCCAGACCAGTGTGAATGCTCTGTCAGCAGATGTGCTGGGTCGATGTCAGGTGTTTGAAGAGACCCAGATTGGAGGCGAGAG GTACAATTTTTTTACTGGCTGCCCCAAGGCCAAGACATGTACCTTCATCCTCCGTGGCGGTGCCGAGCAGTTTATGGAGGAGACAGAGCGGTCCCTGCATGATGCCATCATGATCGTCAGGAGGGCCATCAAG AATGATTCAGTGGTGGCTGGTGGCGGGGCCATTGAGATGGAGCTCTCCAAGTACCTGCGGGATTACTCAAGGACTATTCCAGGAAAACAGCAGCTGTTGATTGGGGCGTATGCCAAGGCCTTGGAGATTATCCCACGCCAGCTGTGTGACAATGCTGGCTTTGATGCCACAAACATTCTCAACAAACTGCGGGCTCGGCATGCCCAG GGGGGCACGTGGTATGGGGTGGACATCAACAACGAGGACATTGCTGACAACTTTGAGGCCTTCGTGTGGGAGCCAGCTATGGTGCGGATCAATGCGTTGACAGCAGCCTCTGAGGCTGCGTGCCTGATCGTGTCTGTAGATGAAACCATCAAGAACCCCCGCTCAACTGTGGATGCTCCCCCAGCAGCAGGCCGGGGCCGTGGTCGTGGCCGCCCGCACTGA
- the CCT7 gene encoding T-complex protein 1 subunit eta isoform X2 — translation MDKLIVDGRGKATISNDGATILKLLDVVHPAAKTLVDIAKSQDAEVGDGTTSVTLLAAEFLKQVKPYVEEGLHPQIIIRAFRTATQLAVNKIKEIAVTVKKADKVEQRKLLEKCAMTALSSKLISQQKAFFAKMVVDAVMMLDDLLQLKMIGIKKVQGGALEDSQLVAGVAFKKTFSYAGFEMQPKKYHNPKIALLNVELELKAEKDNAEIRVHTVEDYQAIVDAEWNILYDKLEKIHHSGAKVVLSKLPIGDVATQYFADRDMFCAGRVPEEDLKRTMMACGGSIQTSVNALSADVLGRCQVFEETQIGGERYNFFTGCPKAKTCTFILRGGAEQFMEETERSLHDAIMIVRRAIKNDSVVAGGGAIEMELSKYLRDYSRTIPGKQQLLIGAYAKALEIIPRQLCDNAGFDATNILNKLRARHAQGGTWYGVDINNEDIADNFEAFVWEPAMVRINALTAASEAACLIVSVDETIKNPRSTVDAPPAAGRGRGRGRPH, via the exons ATGGACAAGCTTATTGTGGATGGCAGAG gCAAAGCAACAATTTCTAATGATGGGGCCACAATTCTGAAACTTCTTGATGTTGTCCATCCTGCAGCAAAGACTTTGGTAGACATTGCCAAATCCCAAGATGCTGAG GTGGGTGATGGCACCACCTCAGTGACCTTGCTGGCTGCAGAGTTTCTGAAGCAAGTGAAACCCTATGTGGAGGAAGGTTTACACCCCCAGATCATCATTCGAGCTTTCCGCACAGCCACCCAGCTG GCGGTTAACAAGATCAAAGAGATTGCTGTGACTGTGAAGAAGGCAGATAAAGT GGAGCAGAGGAAGCTGCTGGAAAAGTGTGCCATGACTGCTTTGAGCTCCAAGCTGATCTCCCAGCAGAAAGCTTTCTTTGCTAAGATGGTGGTGGATGCAGTGATGATGCTCGATGATTTGCTGCAGCTTAAAATGATTGGAATCAAGAAGGTACAGGGTGGAGCCCTCGAG gATTCTCAGCTGGTAGCTGGTGTTGcattcaagaagactttctcttaCGCTGGGTTTGAAATGCAACCCAAAAAGTACCACAATCCTAAGATCGCCCTTTTGAATGTCGAGCTCGAGTTGAAAGCTGAGAAGGACAATGCTGAGATAAGAGTCCACACAGTTGAG GATTATCAGGCAATTGTTGATGCTGAGTGGAACATTCTCTATGACAAGTTAGAGAAGATCCATCATTCTGGAGCCAAAGTTGTCTTGTCCAAACTCCCCATTGGGGATGTGGCCACCCAGTACTTTGCTGACAGGGACATGTTCTGTGCTGGCCGAGTACCTGAGGAGGATCTGAAGAGGACAATGATG GCGTGTGGAGGCTCAATCCAGACCAGTGTGAATGCTCTGTCAGCAGATGTGCTGGGTCGATGTCAGGTGTTTGAAGAGACCCAGATTGGAGGCGAGAG GTACAATTTTTTTACTGGCTGCCCCAAGGCCAAGACATGTACCTTCATCCTCCGTGGCGGTGCCGAGCAGTTTATGGAGGAGACAGAGCGGTCCCTGCATGATGCCATCATGATCGTCAGGAGGGCCATCAAG AATGATTCAGTGGTGGCTGGTGGCGGGGCCATTGAGATGGAGCTCTCCAAGTACCTGCGGGATTACTCAAGGACTATTCCAGGAAAACAGCAGCTGTTGATTGGGGCGTATGCCAAGGCCTTGGAGATTATCCCACGCCAGCTGTGTGACAATGCTGGCTTTGATGCCACAAACATTCTCAACAAACTGCGGGCTCGGCATGCCCAG GGGGGCACGTGGTATGGGGTGGACATCAACAACGAGGACATTGCTGACAACTTTGAGGCCTTCGTGTGGGAGCCAGCTATGGTGCGGATCAATGCGTTGACAGCAGCCTCTGAGGCTGCGTGCCTGATCGTGTCTGTAGATGAAACCATCAAGAACCCCCGCTCAACTGTGGATGCTCCCCCAGCAGCAGGCCGGGGCCGTGGTCGTGGCCGCCCGCACTGA
- the CCT7 gene encoding T-complex protein 1 subunit eta, with the protein MMPTPVILLKEGTDSSQGIPQLVSNISACQVIAEAVRTTLGPRGMDKLIVDGRGKATISNDGATILKLLDVVHPAAKTLVDIAKSQDAEVGDGTTSVTLLAAEFLKQVKPYVEEGLHPQIIIRAFRTATQLAVNKIKEIAVTVKKADKVEQRKLLEKCAMTALSSKLISQQKAFFAKMVVDAVMMLDDLLQLKMIGIKKVQGGALEDSQLVAGVAFKKTFSYAGFEMQPKKYHNPKIALLNVELELKAEKDNAEIRVHTVEDYQAIVDAEWNILYDKLEKIHHSGAKVVLSKLPIGDVATQYFADRDMFCAGRVPEEDLKRTMMACGGSIQTSVNALSADVLGRCQVFEETQIGGERYNFFTGCPKAKTCTFILRGGAEQFMEETERSLHDAIMIVRRAIKNDSVVAGGGAIEMELSKYLRDYSRTIPGKQQLLIGAYAKALEIIPRQLCDNAGFDATNILNKLRARHAQGGTWYGVDINNEDIADNFEAFVWEPAMVRINALTAASEAACLIVSVDETIKNPRSTVDAPPAAGRGRGRGRPH; encoded by the exons ccCACACCAGTTATCCTATTGAAAGAGGGGACTGATAGCTCCCAAGGCATACCCCAGCTTGTGAGTAACATCAGTGCCTGCCAGGTGATTGCTGAAGCTGTAAGAACCACCCTGGGTCCCCGTGGCATGGACAAGCTTATTGTGGATGGCAGAG gCAAAGCAACAATTTCTAATGATGGGGCCACAATTCTGAAACTTCTTGATGTTGTCCATCCTGCAGCAAAGACTTTGGTAGACATTGCCAAATCCCAAGATGCTGAG GTGGGTGATGGCACCACCTCAGTGACCTTGCTGGCTGCAGAGTTTCTGAAGCAAGTGAAACCCTATGTGGAGGAAGGTTTACACCCCCAGATCATCATTCGAGCTTTCCGCACAGCCACCCAGCTG GCGGTTAACAAGATCAAAGAGATTGCTGTGACTGTGAAGAAGGCAGATAAAGT GGAGCAGAGGAAGCTGCTGGAAAAGTGTGCCATGACTGCTTTGAGCTCCAAGCTGATCTCCCAGCAGAAAGCTTTCTTTGCTAAGATGGTGGTGGATGCAGTGATGATGCTCGATGATTTGCTGCAGCTTAAAATGATTGGAATCAAGAAGGTACAGGGTGGAGCCCTCGAG gATTCTCAGCTGGTAGCTGGTGTTGcattcaagaagactttctcttaCGCTGGGTTTGAAATGCAACCCAAAAAGTACCACAATCCTAAGATCGCCCTTTTGAATGTCGAGCTCGAGTTGAAAGCTGAGAAGGACAATGCTGAGATAAGAGTCCACACAGTTGAG GATTATCAGGCAATTGTTGATGCTGAGTGGAACATTCTCTATGACAAGTTAGAGAAGATCCATCATTCTGGAGCCAAAGTTGTCTTGTCCAAACTCCCCATTGGGGATGTGGCCACCCAGTACTTTGCTGACAGGGACATGTTCTGTGCTGGCCGAGTACCTGAGGAGGATCTGAAGAGGACAATGATG GCGTGTGGAGGCTCAATCCAGACCAGTGTGAATGCTCTGTCAGCAGATGTGCTGGGTCGATGTCAGGTGTTTGAAGAGACCCAGATTGGAGGCGAGAG GTACAATTTTTTTACTGGCTGCCCCAAGGCCAAGACATGTACCTTCATCCTCCGTGGCGGTGCCGAGCAGTTTATGGAGGAGACAGAGCGGTCCCTGCATGATGCCATCATGATCGTCAGGAGGGCCATCAAG AATGATTCAGTGGTGGCTGGTGGCGGGGCCATTGAGATGGAGCTCTCCAAGTACCTGCGGGATTACTCAAGGACTATTCCAGGAAAACAGCAGCTGTTGATTGGGGCGTATGCCAAGGCCTTGGAGATTATCCCACGCCAGCTGTGTGACAATGCTGGCTTTGATGCCACAAACATTCTCAACAAACTGCGGGCTCGGCATGCCCAG GGGGGCACGTGGTATGGGGTGGACATCAACAACGAGGACATTGCTGACAACTTTGAGGCCTTCGTGTGGGAGCCAGCTATGGTGCGGATCAATGCGTTGACAGCAGCCTCTGAGGCTGCGTGCCTGATCGTGTCTGTAGATGAAACCATCAAGAACCCCCGCTCAACTGTGGATGCTCCCCCAGCAGCAGGCCGGGGCCGTGGTCGTGGCCGCCCGCACTGA
- the CCT7 gene encoding T-complex protein 1 subunit eta isoform X6: MTALSSKLISQQKAFFAKMVVDAVMMLDDLLQLKMIGIKKVQGGALEDSQLVAGVAFKKTFSYAGFEMQPKKYHNPKIALLNVELELKAEKDNAEIRVHTVEDYQAIVDAEWNILYDKLEKIHHSGAKVVLSKLPIGDVATQYFADRDMFCAGRVPEEDLKRTMMACGGSIQTSVNALSADVLGRCQVFEETQIGGERYNFFTGCPKAKTCTFILRGGAEQFMEETERSLHDAIMIVRRAIKNDSVVAGGGAIEMELSKYLRDYSRTIPGKQQLLIGAYAKALEIIPRQLCDNAGFDATNILNKLRARHAQGGTWYGVDINNEDIADNFEAFVWEPAMVRINALTAASEAACLIVSVDETIKNPRSTVDAPPAAGRGRGRGRPH, translated from the exons ATGACTGCTTTGAGCTCCAAGCTGATCTCCCAGCAGAAAGCTTTCTTTGCTAAGATGGTGGTGGATGCAGTGATGATGCTCGATGATTTGCTGCAGCTTAAAATGATTGGAATCAAGAAGGTACAGGGTGGAGCCCTCGAG gATTCTCAGCTGGTAGCTGGTGTTGcattcaagaagactttctcttaCGCTGGGTTTGAAATGCAACCCAAAAAGTACCACAATCCTAAGATCGCCCTTTTGAATGTCGAGCTCGAGTTGAAAGCTGAGAAGGACAATGCTGAGATAAGAGTCCACACAGTTGAG GATTATCAGGCAATTGTTGATGCTGAGTGGAACATTCTCTATGACAAGTTAGAGAAGATCCATCATTCTGGAGCCAAAGTTGTCTTGTCCAAACTCCCCATTGGGGATGTGGCCACCCAGTACTTTGCTGACAGGGACATGTTCTGTGCTGGCCGAGTACCTGAGGAGGATCTGAAGAGGACAATGATG GCGTGTGGAGGCTCAATCCAGACCAGTGTGAATGCTCTGTCAGCAGATGTGCTGGGTCGATGTCAGGTGTTTGAAGAGACCCAGATTGGAGGCGAGAG GTACAATTTTTTTACTGGCTGCCCCAAGGCCAAGACATGTACCTTCATCCTCCGTGGCGGTGCCGAGCAGTTTATGGAGGAGACAGAGCGGTCCCTGCATGATGCCATCATGATCGTCAGGAGGGCCATCAAG AATGATTCAGTGGTGGCTGGTGGCGGGGCCATTGAGATGGAGCTCTCCAAGTACCTGCGGGATTACTCAAGGACTATTCCAGGAAAACAGCAGCTGTTGATTGGGGCGTATGCCAAGGCCTTGGAGATTATCCCACGCCAGCTGTGTGACAATGCTGGCTTTGATGCCACAAACATTCTCAACAAACTGCGGGCTCGGCATGCCCAG GGGGGCACGTGGTATGGGGTGGACATCAACAACGAGGACATTGCTGACAACTTTGAGGCCTTCGTGTGGGAGCCAGCTATGGTGCGGATCAATGCGTTGACAGCAGCCTCTGAGGCTGCGTGCCTGATCGTGTCTGTAGATGAAACCATCAAGAACCCCCGCTCAACTGTGGATGCTCCCCCAGCAGCAGGCCGGGGCCGTGGTCGTGGCCGCCCGCACTGA
- the CCT7 gene encoding T-complex protein 1 subunit eta isoform X5, with the protein MWRKVYTPRSSFELSAQPPSWEQRKLLEKCAMTALSSKLISQQKAFFAKMVVDAVMMLDDLLQLKMIGIKKVQGGALEDSQLVAGVAFKKTFSYAGFEMQPKKYHNPKIALLNVELELKAEKDNAEIRVHTVEDYQAIVDAEWNILYDKLEKIHHSGAKVVLSKLPIGDVATQYFADRDMFCAGRVPEEDLKRTMMACGGSIQTSVNALSADVLGRCQVFEETQIGGERYNFFTGCPKAKTCTFILRGGAEQFMEETERSLHDAIMIVRRAIKNDSVVAGGGAIEMELSKYLRDYSRTIPGKQQLLIGAYAKALEIIPRQLCDNAGFDATNILNKLRARHAQGGTWYGVDINNEDIADNFEAFVWEPAMVRINALTAASEAACLIVSVDETIKNPRSTVDAPPAAGRGRGRGRPH; encoded by the exons ATGTGGAGGAAGGTTTACACCCCCAGATCATCATTCGAGCTTTCCGCACAGCCACCCAGCTG GGAGCAGAGGAAGCTGCTGGAAAAGTGTGCCATGACTGCTTTGAGCTCCAAGCTGATCTCCCAGCAGAAAGCTTTCTTTGCTAAGATGGTGGTGGATGCAGTGATGATGCTCGATGATTTGCTGCAGCTTAAAATGATTGGAATCAAGAAGGTACAGGGTGGAGCCCTCGAG gATTCTCAGCTGGTAGCTGGTGTTGcattcaagaagactttctcttaCGCTGGGTTTGAAATGCAACCCAAAAAGTACCACAATCCTAAGATCGCCCTTTTGAATGTCGAGCTCGAGTTGAAAGCTGAGAAGGACAATGCTGAGATAAGAGTCCACACAGTTGAG GATTATCAGGCAATTGTTGATGCTGAGTGGAACATTCTCTATGACAAGTTAGAGAAGATCCATCATTCTGGAGCCAAAGTTGTCTTGTCCAAACTCCCCATTGGGGATGTGGCCACCCAGTACTTTGCTGACAGGGACATGTTCTGTGCTGGCCGAGTACCTGAGGAGGATCTGAAGAGGACAATGATG GCGTGTGGAGGCTCAATCCAGACCAGTGTGAATGCTCTGTCAGCAGATGTGCTGGGTCGATGTCAGGTGTTTGAAGAGACCCAGATTGGAGGCGAGAG GTACAATTTTTTTACTGGCTGCCCCAAGGCCAAGACATGTACCTTCATCCTCCGTGGCGGTGCCGAGCAGTTTATGGAGGAGACAGAGCGGTCCCTGCATGATGCCATCATGATCGTCAGGAGGGCCATCAAG AATGATTCAGTGGTGGCTGGTGGCGGGGCCATTGAGATGGAGCTCTCCAAGTACCTGCGGGATTACTCAAGGACTATTCCAGGAAAACAGCAGCTGTTGATTGGGGCGTATGCCAAGGCCTTGGAGATTATCCCACGCCAGCTGTGTGACAATGCTGGCTTTGATGCCACAAACATTCTCAACAAACTGCGGGCTCGGCATGCCCAG GGGGGCACGTGGTATGGGGTGGACATCAACAACGAGGACATTGCTGACAACTTTGAGGCCTTCGTGTGGGAGCCAGCTATGGTGCGGATCAATGCGTTGACAGCAGCCTCTGAGGCTGCGTGCCTGATCGTGTCTGTAGATGAAACCATCAAGAACCCCCGCTCAACTGTGGATGCTCCCCCAGCAGCAGGCCGGGGCCGTGGTCGTGGCCGCCCGCACTGA